The following are encoded in a window of Cryobacterium sp. CG_9.6 genomic DNA:
- a CDS encoding ABC transporter permease subunit, protein MTRSGTPRNAAQVKKAAQSRRAGRIADAASVGVKVLLTKILLLGIVDAISVYALFVLALTQDWLVFTAVLLVALLVNVIYFRRGGLPAKYLTPGLIFLAVFQIFVIGYTGYIAFTNYGTGHNSTKDDAISSLIVSSQQRVPDSPSYALTILERLGTYSFLVTDPAGRVSVGDEITPLSRVTDAETDASGQAIALPGFTSLGFSDIVANQERIAALSVPLSNDPNDGTLRTPDGSSAYLYLSDLVYDEAADTLSDTTQNVVYTANGTTGSFVADDGTELLPGWKVEVGFDNFTKAFTTDSIRGPLISVTVWTFVFAFLSVGTAFALGLFLAIVFNDLRMRGRNVYRVILILPYAFPGFLSALVWAGMLNPQFGFVNQVLFGGAEIPWLTNEWLAKFSIILVNLWLTFPYMFLVTTGALQSIPEELQEAATVDGAKPWAIFRLIKLPLLLVSVAPLLIASFAFAFNNFNLVYMLTNGGPRDVTAGVNVGATDILITMVYKVAFDGANRDYGLASAFSIVIFVLVAAVSIISFRQTKALEELN, encoded by the coding sequence ATGACCAGATCCGGCACCCCGCGCAATGCGGCGCAGGTTAAGAAAGCAGCGCAGTCCCGGCGCGCTGGCCGCATCGCCGATGCCGCATCCGTTGGTGTGAAGGTTCTGCTGACCAAGATTCTGCTTCTGGGCATCGTCGATGCGATCAGCGTCTACGCGCTCTTTGTTTTGGCCCTCACGCAGGACTGGCTTGTCTTCACGGCCGTGCTCCTCGTCGCCCTCCTGGTCAACGTGATTTACTTTCGACGCGGTGGCCTGCCTGCAAAATACCTGACGCCCGGGCTCATCTTTCTGGCCGTGTTTCAGATCTTTGTCATCGGCTACACCGGTTACATTGCCTTCACGAACTATGGAACGGGCCACAACAGCACGAAGGACGACGCGATCAGCTCGCTCATCGTGAGTTCACAGCAGCGCGTGCCGGATTCACCCAGCTATGCGCTCACGATTCTCGAACGCCTCGGCACCTACAGCTTCTTGGTCACCGATCCGGCCGGGCGGGTGAGTGTGGGCGACGAAATCACCCCGCTGAGCCGTGTGACGGACGCCGAAACGGATGCCTCGGGCCAAGCCATCGCGCTCCCCGGCTTCACCTCGCTCGGCTTCAGCGACATCGTGGCGAACCAGGAACGGATCGCGGCTCTCTCGGTGCCGCTATCGAATGATCCCAACGATGGAACGCTGCGCACGCCCGACGGCTCCAGCGCCTACCTTTACCTGTCGGACCTCGTCTACGACGAGGCTGCTGACACCCTGTCCGACACCACTCAAAACGTGGTCTACACCGCCAACGGCACGACGGGATCGTTCGTGGCCGACGACGGCACCGAGCTACTACCGGGCTGGAAGGTGGAGGTGGGCTTTGACAACTTCACCAAGGCCTTCACGACGGATTCCATCCGTGGACCGCTGATCAGCGTCACCGTCTGGACCTTTGTTTTTGCGTTCCTCTCGGTGGGAACCGCCTTCGCTCTGGGGCTCTTCCTTGCCATCGTGTTCAACGACCTGCGGATGCGTGGCCGAAACGTATACCGGGTGATCCTCATCCTGCCGTACGCGTTCCCGGGCTTCCTCTCCGCGCTGGTGTGGGCCGGCATGCTCAACCCGCAGTTCGGCTTCGTGAACCAGGTTCTGTTTGGCGGGGCGGAAATTCCCTGGCTCACCAATGAATGGCTGGCCAAGTTCAGCATCATCCTGGTGAACCTCTGGCTCACGTTCCCCTACATGTTCCTCGTCACCACCGGTGCGCTCCAGTCCATTCCGGAAGAGCTGCAGGAGGCGGCAACCGTTGACGGGGCGAAGCCCTGGGCCATTTTTCGCCTGATCAAACTGCCGCTGCTGCTCGTCTCGGTTGCCCCGCTGCTCATCGCCTCGTTTGCGTTCGCGTTCAACAACTTCAACCTCGTGTACATGCTCACCAATGGTGGCCCCCGAGATGTCACTGCTGGGGTGAACGTTGGTGCCACCGATATTTTGATCACCATGGTCTATAAGGTCGCCTTCGACGGAGCCAACCGGGACTATGGTCTCGCCAGTGCGTTCTCGATCGTGATCTTCGTGCTCGTGGCTGCAGTCTCCATTATTAGTTTCAGACAGACCAAGGCGCTCGAGGAGCTGAACTGA
- a CDS encoding DMT family transporter: MNPFGLLGRYRVDAVLLLVAIVWGGSYLGAKVLTEQASVAAVLALRFLVAAVALYVVWLVRRERRPTRGELGVGVLLGATQSAILWLETLGVAFTSATNAGLIISLTIILTPILESVAARRWLPRPFFIAAVLAVVGVALLVSGSGFQAPNVGDLLILAAALVRAFHVTMVGHLTRGRNHSTITLTLIQAVVGSLIFVAADVPGLVHAATTFGLGAWLGVLYLGLACSVFAFLAQMWAIRRTSAARASLLMGTEPVWAVLVGVSLGSEILGVVGFVGAVLIVASTYWGQRVEAAHRLRRAGLVPGHPLPTIV, from the coding sequence ATGAATCCTTTTGGGCTCCTCGGGCGCTACCGAGTCGATGCCGTGCTGCTGCTGGTGGCCATTGTCTGGGGCGGCAGCTACCTCGGCGCCAAGGTGCTCACGGAACAGGCAAGCGTGGCCGCCGTTCTTGCGCTGCGATTCCTCGTGGCGGCCGTGGCCCTCTATGTGGTCTGGCTCGTGCGCAGGGAGCGCCGACCCACTCGCGGTGAACTCGGTGTCGGGGTGCTCCTCGGCGCGACTCAGTCTGCCATTCTGTGGCTGGAAACCCTCGGTGTGGCTTTCACGTCGGCCACCAACGCCGGCCTCATCATTAGCCTCACCATTATTCTCACGCCCATTCTGGAATCGGTCGCGGCCCGACGCTGGTTGCCACGACCGTTCTTCATCGCCGCCGTGCTGGCCGTGGTCGGGGTGGCTCTGCTCGTCTCGGGCAGCGGGTTTCAGGCGCCCAACGTAGGCGACCTGCTCATTCTGGCCGCCGCCCTCGTTCGAGCGTTTCACGTCACCATGGTGGGCCACCTCACCCGCGGGCGCAATCACAGCACCATCACCCTCACGCTCATTCAGGCGGTCGTGGGGTCACTCATCTTTGTCGCAGCGGATGTCCCGGGGCTCGTTCACGCCGCCACCACCTTTGGGCTCGGTGCCTGGCTCGGTGTCCTCTACCTCGGACTGGCGTGCAGCGTTTTCGCGTTCCTCGCGCAGATGTGGGCGATCCGGCGCACGTCGGCCGCACGGGCCAGCCTGCTGATGGGGACCGAGCCGGTGTGGGCCGTGCTCGTGGGTGTGAGCCTTGGATCCGAGATTCTCGGAGTCGTTGGTTTCGTCGGAGCGGTGCTCATTGTGGCCAGCACCTACTGGGGACAGCGTGTGGAGGCGGCACACCGGTTGCGGCGTGCGGGGCTCGTGCCGGGGCATCCGCTTCCCACCATTGTGTAG
- a CDS encoding glycosyltransferase has product MPTTSRVRPTLGIARALVSAGHQVAWYTGSAFGDQVRDTGATFHSMSSSTDLDDDDIQQMHITSATRPGLESMKAGLLNLFIEPTPAWFAEMDEIARGFQPDVIVVEHSFLAGLLLAEKRGLPSVAFSSTPLSLTSTDTAPFGTGLQPSHSKIGRLRNRALTASVQRWVFSEAQAAADKIRSELRLPPLKGCFLDWNVMLSTRYLAATIPEFEYPRSDLPAIVQFTGALLPIASPAWGPPAWWGDIAAARDDGRPIIVVTQGSTAREPRKLLVPAIKALADQNVLVIATTGGPDPELVLPRARRPSNLRLERFLPFSHLLPLADLLVTNGGYGGVQQALALGIPLVVAGQSESKMEVSARVAWSGAGIALSRRDPGSEQIGRAVKTVLADPRYWYRARELADAYARLHGVPLAVAAILEAAEAGR; this is encoded by the coding sequence GTGCCCACAACCAGTCGCGTGCGACCGACCCTCGGCATTGCCCGGGCTCTTGTTTCAGCTGGTCATCAGGTTGCGTGGTACACCGGTTCGGCGTTTGGCGATCAGGTTCGTGACACCGGAGCCACCTTTCACTCCATGTCGTCCAGCACCGACCTCGACGACGACGACATTCAGCAGATGCACATCACCTCGGCCACGAGGCCCGGCCTCGAATCGATGAAAGCGGGTCTTCTCAACCTGTTTATCGAACCCACACCGGCCTGGTTCGCGGAGATGGACGAGATCGCCAGGGGATTTCAGCCCGACGTCATTGTGGTGGAACATTCTTTCTTGGCCGGGCTGCTGCTGGCCGAGAAGCGGGGGCTGCCCAGCGTGGCCTTTTCCTCCACGCCACTGTCTCTCACCAGCACCGACACGGCACCCTTCGGCACCGGGCTGCAACCCAGCCATTCGAAAATCGGGCGGCTACGCAATCGCGCTCTGACCGCATCCGTTCAGCGGTGGGTCTTCAGCGAGGCACAGGCAGCTGCCGACAAGATACGCAGTGAGCTGCGCCTGCCACCGCTCAAAGGCTGCTTTCTCGACTGGAACGTGATGCTGTCAACGCGCTACCTCGCGGCCACGATTCCGGAATTTGAGTATCCGCGCTCGGACCTTCCCGCCATCGTGCAGTTCACCGGCGCGCTCCTCCCCATCGCCTCGCCGGCGTGGGGGCCACCAGCCTGGTGGGGAGACATCGCTGCCGCCCGCGACGACGGTCGCCCCATCATTGTGGTCACGCAAGGGTCCACCGCACGCGAGCCACGCAAACTGCTTGTCCCCGCCATCAAGGCTCTCGCTGACCAGAACGTCCTCGTCATCGCCACCACGGGTGGTCCGGATCCGGAGCTGGTGCTGCCGCGCGCCCGGCGCCCCAGCAATCTGCGACTCGAACGGTTTCTGCCGTTCAGCCACCTCCTTCCGCTAGCCGACCTGCTGGTTACGAACGGCGGCTACGGCGGAGTGCAGCAGGCTCTCGCCCTCGGCATCCCCCTCGTCGTTGCCGGCCAGAGCGAGAGCAAGATGGAGGTCAGCGCCCGCGTGGCGTGGAGCGGTGCGGGAATTGCGCTCAGCCGTCGCGACCCGGGTTCTGAACAGATTGGGCGCGCAGTGAAAACCGTGCTCGCCGATCCCCGCTATTGGTACCGAGCACGTGAGCTAGCGGATGCCTACGCTCGCCTCCATGGCGTTCCCCTCGCCGTCGCTGCCATTCTGGAAGCCGCCGAAGCGGGCCGCTGA
- a CDS encoding sugar ABC transporter permease, producing MTVLSPPTGTRHILTKRPFTFRRWFRQTGWRHLVGVIMCVFAAFPLLYVLSASLHPGGTLITANGLFSEIDLGSYVTLFNLPQQPYADWYANTLTIGVVTSVCTVFLGALAAYSFSRMRFRGRRTGLLMLLLVQMFPQLLAVVAIFLLLNGISDVFPLIGLDSQIGLIMVYLGGALGVNTYLMYGFFNTIPASIDEAAKIDGAGHARIFFTIILRLVAPILAVVGLLSFVGTTNEFVIASVVLISPEKQTLAVGLYQFVSQEFSSNYSVFAAGAVLAALPVMALFLWLQKYIVGGLTAGSVK from the coding sequence ATGACTGTCCTGTCCCCGCCCACCGGTACCCGGCACATTCTGACCAAGCGTCCGTTCACGTTCCGGCGATGGTTTCGTCAAACCGGATGGCGTCACCTCGTGGGTGTGATCATGTGCGTTTTCGCCGCGTTCCCGTTGCTCTATGTGCTCTCGGCATCGTTACACCCGGGCGGTACGCTCATCACCGCCAATGGGCTGTTCAGCGAGATCGACCTCGGCAGCTACGTGACGCTGTTCAATCTGCCCCAGCAGCCATACGCCGACTGGTATGCCAACACTCTCACCATTGGCGTGGTCACTTCGGTGTGCACGGTCTTCTTGGGGGCCCTCGCTGCATATTCCTTTTCCCGCATGCGTTTCCGTGGCCGTCGCACCGGGTTACTCATGCTGTTGCTGGTGCAGATGTTCCCGCAATTGCTAGCCGTCGTGGCCATTTTTCTGCTGCTGAACGGCATCTCCGACGTCTTCCCGCTGATCGGGCTTGATTCGCAGATCGGCCTCATCATGGTCTACCTCGGCGGGGCGCTCGGAGTGAACACGTACCTCATGTACGGGTTCTTCAATACGATCCCGGCCTCCATCGACGAAGCGGCGAAGATCGACGGTGCCGGCCACGCCCGAATCTTCTTCACGATCATCCTCCGCCTTGTGGCACCGATCCTCGCCGTGGTGGGCCTGCTCTCCTTTGTGGGAACCACGAACGAGTTTGTGATCGCGAGCGTGGTGCTTATCTCCCCGGAAAAGCAGACTCTGGCGGTGGGCCTGTACCAGTTCGTGTCGCAGGAGTTCTCCAGCAACTACTCCGTCTTTGCCGCCGGTGCGGTGCTCGCCGCGCTACCCGTGATGGCACTGTTTCTGTGGCTCCAGAAATACATCGTTGGCGGGTTGACGGCCGGGTCGGTGAAGTAG
- a CDS encoding LysR family transcriptional regulator: MDVNQLAVLRELGERGSVAAVARALGVSSSAVSQQLSALQRGIGVALTEKQGRVLALTPAGRALAAAAAHVSTALADAREAVARFHSDPHTPVSISSFHSAGLAWFGPLLGRLATSGGPPLHCGDKDVARSEFAALVSEYDLVVAHRVPHDPYWPASVSVTPLLYEPLDVAVNVDHPLARFSSLSVSDVADEPWIAGHDGFPLGEAVNVVAASAGRPLRVEHRINEFFVAASIVATGAAIALLPRYTMAPREGSGIALIPFTQLRVGRQIDVLSRPETLRRASVRRVLGELRAVATPPS; encoded by the coding sequence ATGGATGTCAATCAGTTGGCCGTGCTCCGCGAACTGGGCGAGCGCGGCAGTGTGGCGGCCGTGGCTCGCGCGCTGGGTGTTTCGTCGTCGGCCGTCTCGCAGCAGCTATCTGCGCTTCAACGGGGTATCGGCGTGGCGCTCACGGAAAAACAGGGCCGCGTACTGGCGCTCACCCCCGCCGGTCGGGCCCTGGCTGCAGCTGCGGCTCACGTTTCGACCGCGCTGGCTGATGCCCGCGAAGCCGTCGCTCGGTTCCATTCCGATCCGCACACCCCGGTGAGCATCTCAAGCTTTCACAGCGCGGGGCTGGCGTGGTTCGGCCCGTTGCTCGGTCGGCTCGCGACCTCCGGCGGGCCTCCGCTGCACTGCGGCGACAAAGACGTTGCTCGCTCTGAATTTGCGGCCCTGGTGTCAGAGTACGACCTCGTCGTGGCGCATCGAGTGCCGCACGATCCGTACTGGCCCGCAAGCGTGTCGGTGACCCCGTTACTCTACGAGCCGCTCGACGTTGCCGTGAACGTCGATCACCCACTCGCTCGGTTCTCGTCGCTGTCTGTCAGCGATGTGGCCGACGAACCGTGGATCGCTGGGCACGACGGGTTTCCGCTCGGCGAAGCGGTGAATGTGGTTGCCGCCAGCGCGGGCCGACCCCTGCGGGTGGAACACCGAATCAACGAGTTCTTCGTGGCGGCGTCGATTGTGGCGACCGGTGCCGCGATCGCCCTGCTCCCCCGATACACCATGGCACCACGTGAGGGGTCCGGAATCGCGCTGATCCCCTTCACCCAGCTGCGAGTCGGACGACAGATCGACGTGCTGTCACGCCCCGAGACGCTACGGCGGGCATCCGTTCGCCGCGTACTCGGCGAGCTGCGCGCGGTCGCTACCCCGCCCAGCTGA
- a CDS encoding LacI family DNA-binding transcriptional regulator codes for MKNVAALAGVGIKTVSRVINGEPNVSAAMSARVLAAADSLHFSPDLHAGNLRRGNGRSNTLGLLVGSVSNPFSGAMHRAIEDVAGARGVAVFASSLDDDPAREEAAISAFLRRRMDGLILTTVSQNQGYLVPELRRGTPIVFVDREPGGIDADVVVSDNAAGAAAATRHLLAHGHRRIAFLGDRIDIQTARERQRGFLEELGRAGVATVDVPVITGVHDEEAGRLVTIALLDSEHPPTAVFSSQNLITIGAVRGLRERNAQHSVALVGFDDVPLADLLDPGVTVVAQNPHEIGRLAAERIFARLDGDRSVGNTYVVPTNLIARGSGEMRPK; via the coding sequence ATGAAGAACGTGGCCGCTCTGGCGGGCGTGGGAATCAAGACCGTGTCCCGGGTGATCAATGGTGAGCCGAATGTGTCGGCGGCGATGTCGGCCCGGGTGCTCGCTGCTGCCGACAGCCTGCATTTTTCCCCGGACCTTCATGCCGGTAACCTGCGCCGCGGCAACGGCCGCAGCAATACGCTGGGTCTGCTCGTGGGCAGCGTGAGCAACCCTTTTTCGGGTGCGATGCACCGAGCCATCGAGGACGTGGCAGGGGCTCGTGGCGTGGCGGTCTTCGCATCGAGCCTCGACGACGACCCGGCCCGCGAGGAGGCCGCAATTTCGGCATTCCTCCGGCGAAGAATGGATGGCCTCATCCTCACGACCGTGTCGCAGAACCAGGGATACCTCGTGCCCGAGCTGCGGCGCGGAACCCCGATTGTCTTTGTTGACCGTGAGCCCGGGGGCATCGACGCGGATGTCGTGGTGAGCGATAACGCGGCCGGCGCGGCGGCGGCCACGCGACATCTGCTCGCCCATGGTCATCGACGGATTGCGTTCTTGGGTGACCGTATCGATATTCAGACGGCCCGGGAACGCCAGCGCGGATTTCTGGAGGAGCTGGGCCGCGCCGGGGTGGCGACCGTGGACGTTCCCGTGATCACCGGGGTGCACGATGAGGAAGCGGGGCGCCTGGTCACGATCGCCCTGCTGGACTCCGAGCACCCGCCGACAGCGGTGTTCAGCAGCCAGAACCTCATTACGATCGGCGCGGTGCGCGGTCTGCGGGAGCGAAACGCCCAGCACAGCGTGGCGCTCGTGGGGTTCGACGACGTGCCACTGGCGGACCTGCTCGATCCGGGCGTGACCGTCGTCGCCCAGAACCCCCACGAGATCGGCCGCCTCGCAGCCGAACGTATTTTTGCCCGGCTCGACGGAGACCGCTCCGTTGGGAACACCTATGTTGTACCAACCAACCTGATTGCACGCGGATCAGGGGAGATGAGACCGAAATGA
- a CDS encoding maltose ABC transporter substrate-binding protein, with the protein MKVKKKGLLAFGAVAVATSLALTGCSAGDNAETTDSASSTLTVWVDADRAAVLKDAAAEFTNESGVKVNLVQKDFAKIQEQFIAQVPTGKGPDITIAAHDWLGNLVSNGVVQPVELGDTAADYQQVAVTAMSYEGQTYGVPYAVENIALLRNTALASAAPATYDDMIAAGTAAGTEFPFLVQVGPESDPFHLYPFQTSFGAPVFGTNADGSYNPDDLSIGNAGGDAYAAWLAQEGAAGHLSVNVTSDIAKEKFNAGASPFFITGPWNVPDAEAAGIDLAIDPIPSAGGEPAQPFVGVQGFMVSAKTTNALAANEFLVNYVGSGKVQTALYEVGGRAPALTSAFEAAAADPITAGFGAVAASAVPMPNIPQMGKVWQYWGVTEAAIITGQGDPTQLWQKMTGEIQTAIQ; encoded by the coding sequence ATGAAGGTGAAAAAGAAGGGCCTGCTGGCATTCGGCGCCGTGGCCGTGGCAACATCTCTCGCCCTGACCGGCTGCTCGGCCGGAGATAACGCGGAGACCACAGATTCCGCTTCCAGCACGCTCACGGTCTGGGTCGATGCCGACCGCGCCGCCGTGCTGAAAGATGCAGCGGCTGAATTCACGAATGAATCCGGCGTGAAGGTGAATCTGGTGCAGAAGGACTTCGCCAAGATTCAGGAGCAGTTCATCGCTCAGGTTCCCACCGGCAAGGGCCCGGACATCACCATCGCAGCCCACGACTGGCTTGGTAACCTTGTGAGTAACGGCGTCGTACAGCCGGTCGAACTCGGTGACACTGCCGCCGACTACCAGCAGGTTGCCGTCACCGCCATGAGCTACGAGGGCCAGACCTACGGTGTGCCCTACGCCGTGGAGAACATCGCCCTGCTGCGCAACACGGCACTCGCCTCCGCCGCTCCCGCCACCTATGACGACATGATTGCCGCCGGAACCGCCGCTGGCACAGAGTTCCCCTTCCTCGTGCAGGTGGGTCCGGAGTCTGACCCCTTCCACCTGTATCCCTTCCAGACCTCGTTTGGTGCTCCCGTTTTTGGTACGAACGCCGACGGTAGTTACAACCCGGACGATCTCTCCATCGGTAACGCTGGCGGAGACGCCTACGCAGCCTGGCTCGCCCAGGAGGGCGCTGCCGGTCACCTCAGCGTTAACGTCACCAGCGACATCGCCAAAGAGAAATTCAATGCGGGGGCTTCGCCCTTCTTCATCACCGGCCCGTGGAACGTGCCTGACGCCGAGGCGGCCGGCATCGACCTCGCTATTGACCCGATCCCTTCGGCCGGCGGCGAACCGGCCCAGCCGTTCGTTGGCGTTCAGGGCTTCATGGTGAGTGCGAAGACCACGAACGCTCTCGCGGCTAACGAGTTCCTCGTGAACTACGTCGGCTCCGGAAAGGTACAGACCGCGCTGTACGAGGTCGGCGGGCGTGCCCCCGCGCTCACCTCGGCCTTCGAGGCGGCAGCGGCCGACCCGATCACCGCCGGTTTCGGTGCTGTCGCTGCCAGTGCTGTGCCCATGCCGAACATTCCCCAGATGGGTAAGGTCTGGCAGTACTGGGGCGTCACCGAGGCCGCGATCATCACGGGGCAGGGCGACCCGACGCAACTGTGGCAGAAGATGACGGGCGAAATTCAGACCGCCATTCAGTAA
- a CDS encoding SGNH/GDSL hydrolase family protein, whose protein sequence is MGDSFTEGVGDGLPSGELRGWADMVAIGLAAASATPVSYANLAIRGKLLRPIVEDQLQPALALGPDLLSICGGGNDVMRPRVQIPAVVDLLQRVVDQALDGGAHVLMLTGGNPTRHLPLGSLIQRRGDTLADAARARFTQPGVTYVDNWVDPELALLRNWSSDHLHLNALGHARVASNVLTALGVPVPEEFTAKTDASLPAISARNPAYYREHVLPWIGRRLTGRSSGDGRSAKRPALVPVAPGP, encoded by the coding sequence ATGGGAGACAGCTTCACCGAGGGTGTGGGCGACGGACTTCCGAGCGGAGAGCTGCGCGGCTGGGCCGATATGGTCGCGATCGGGCTCGCCGCGGCATCCGCTACCCCGGTGAGCTACGCGAACCTCGCCATTCGCGGCAAACTCCTGCGGCCCATTGTGGAGGATCAGCTGCAGCCGGCGCTCGCGCTCGGCCCCGACCTGCTGAGCATTTGCGGCGGTGGCAACGATGTGATGCGGCCTCGCGTGCAGATCCCGGCCGTGGTGGACCTCCTTCAGCGTGTTGTCGATCAGGCCCTCGACGGTGGCGCGCATGTTCTGATGCTCACCGGAGGCAACCCCACGCGGCATCTTCCGCTCGGATCACTCATTCAGCGGCGCGGTGACACTCTCGCCGACGCGGCCCGGGCGCGGTTCACGCAGCCCGGCGTCACCTACGTGGATAACTGGGTTGACCCCGAACTCGCGCTGCTGCGCAACTGGTCGTCCGATCACCTGCACCTCAACGCACTCGGGCATGCGCGGGTGGCCTCCAACGTGCTGACAGCTCTCGGCGTGCCGGTTCCCGAGGAATTCACCGCCAAAACGGATGCGTCCCTCCCCGCCATCAGCGCCCGGAACCCCGCGTATTACCGTGAGCATGTACTGCCCTGGATCGGTCGCCGCCTCACCGGGCGCTCCTCCGGCGACGGCCGTAGCGCCAAACGCCCGGCCCTCGTTCCCGTGGCCCCTGGACCCTAG
- a CDS encoding putative quinol monooxygenase, which translates to MNRTTIASSLKRLSVVALPATPGGSSTENASLVKAATGGPVALYAEFTALPEHADAVEALIAGLARDVRQEPGNLIFEPHRRVSNPAAFFVYEVYRNADAFQAHITAPYGAVFNAALGDLIEGTGSELTWLTPVSAEAVIPAV; encoded by the coding sequence ATGAATCGCACGACCATCGCATCCAGCCTGAAGCGCCTGAGTGTTGTCGCTCTGCCCGCCACCCCCGGCGGATCATCGACCGAGAATGCGAGTCTGGTCAAGGCCGCCACCGGTGGCCCGGTGGCCCTGTATGCGGAGTTCACCGCACTGCCCGAGCACGCGGATGCTGTGGAAGCGCTCATCGCTGGTCTCGCTCGCGATGTGCGCCAGGAACCGGGCAACCTCATTTTCGAGCCGCACCGCCGAGTCTCAAACCCCGCAGCGTTCTTTGTCTACGAGGTGTATCGCAATGCGGATGCCTTCCAGGCACACATCACCGCACCCTACGGCGCCGTGTTCAACGCCGCGCTCGGAGATCTCATCGAGGGCACCGGTTCCGAACTCACCTGGCTGACGCCGGTCAGCGCCGAGGCGGTCATACCCGCGGTCTGA
- a CDS encoding PfkB family carbohydrate kinase, giving the protein MTDPDPGIEAARHTPGRVVVVGDALIDEMREPDSLREFPGGAALNVAVGLAILGVPTTLIAMVGDDADGTVLRNFLAAHDVELIATPGPFGSSRATSDRTDGEPRYIFNEAAQKRRVEFGPRERAALDAAPLVVVSCFPFDDTVQTDAFLAAVTDGPHRLVIDPNPRAGMLHDKALFVQNFERAAARSLLTKVGDEDAELLYASSLEVLRARLLAAGAHHVLATAGRAGAIIETDDGLLVSEPITALPGAIVDTMGAGDATLASSVQSFLTGGVPADAAGWQHLLATAMRIAAATCRSEGALLRVPDAV; this is encoded by the coding sequence ATGACTGACCCCGACCCCGGCATCGAAGCAGCTCGTCACACGCCCGGCCGCGTTGTCGTCGTGGGCGACGCGCTCATTGACGAGATGCGGGAACCCGATTCCCTGCGCGAGTTTCCCGGGGGCGCCGCACTCAACGTCGCCGTGGGACTGGCCATTCTCGGCGTGCCCACCACCCTCATCGCCATGGTCGGTGACGATGCCGACGGAACGGTTCTGCGCAATTTTCTCGCCGCGCACGACGTGGAGCTCATCGCCACGCCGGGCCCGTTCGGGAGCTCTCGCGCCACCTCAGACCGCACGGACGGCGAGCCGCGGTACATCTTCAACGAGGCCGCGCAGAAACGTCGCGTGGAGTTCGGACCGCGCGAGCGTGCCGCCCTCGACGCCGCGCCGCTAGTGGTCGTGAGCTGTTTTCCCTTCGACGACACGGTGCAAACGGATGCCTTCCTCGCCGCCGTCACGGACGGCCCTCACCGCCTCGTGATCGACCCCAACCCGCGGGCGGGGATGCTGCACGACAAGGCCCTGTTTGTGCAGAACTTCGAACGCGCCGCGGCCCGGAGCCTTCTCACTAAGGTGGGGGACGAAGACGCCGAGTTGCTCTACGCCAGCTCCCTCGAAGTCCTCCGCGCCCGGCTCCTCGCGGCCGGCGCCCACCACGTGCTCGCCACCGCGGGCCGCGCGGGTGCCATCATCGAGACCGACGACGGCCTGCTCGTGAGCGAACCGATCACCGCTCTGCCGGGTGCGATCGTTGACACCATGGGCGCCGGTGACGCCACGCTGGCCTCCAGCGTGCAGAGCTTCCTGACCGGGGGTGTGCCAGCGGATGCGGCCGGTTGGCAACATCTGCTCGCCACAGCCATGCGCATCGCGGCTGCCACCTGCCGCTCCGAGGGGGCGCTCCTCCGCGTGCCCGACGCGGTCTGA